In the genome of Geotrypetes seraphini chromosome 16, aGeoSer1.1, whole genome shotgun sequence, one region contains:
- the NHLH1 gene encoding helix-loop-helix protein 1, with translation MMLNSDQTELDLPPTHSETESVFSDCGGGGGAQDGVLGAGTCVEARLLETSDSVKRELQHLSREERRRRRRATAKYRTAHATRERIRVEAFNLAFAELRKLLPTLPPDKKLSKIEILRLAICYISYLNHVLDV, from the coding sequence ATGATGCTGAACTCAGATCAGACCGAACTTGACCTGCCCCCAACACACTCAGAGACGGAATCTGTCTTTAGCGACTGTGGCGGAGGGGGCGGAGCCCAGGATGGGGTCCTTGGCGCAGGCACCTGTGTAGAGGCCAGGCTGCTCGAGACCAGTGACTCAGTGAAGCGGGAGCTGCAGCACCTCAGCCGGGAGGAACGGCGCCGGCGCCGGCGGGCCACAGCCAAGTACCGGACAGCCCATGCCACCCGGGAGCGTATCCGAGTGGAGGCATTCAATCTGGCATTTGCCGAGCTGCGCAAGTTGCTCCCCACTCTGCCTCCTGACAAGAAGCTGTCCAAGATCGAAATCCTCCGGCTGGCTATCTGCTACATCTCTTACCTGAACCACGTGCTGGATGTATGA